In Erpetoichthys calabaricus chromosome 6, fErpCal1.3, whole genome shotgun sequence, one genomic interval encodes:
- the mplkip gene encoding M-phase-specific PLK1-interacting protein, with protein sequence MYRQSFRHPAPPSNGGMVQRAGRFQSPPPGDIYGGGGGGHASLIHSQAWGFPNSTSPTGGQGHWPYSGKSPNTPPKIFHGSNCGGGGGGGGMGRYSSPSPGHTPRRQSPRYTPPYGTSPGGHPYQQQQRHQRSPGQQRSYQGSPRTSTPFASARGIEKRVSNDVENYYRPSMLEDPWASLEPVNVKDINLQFSKEQTTNTGKRGRYFS encoded by the exons ATGTATAGGCAGAGTTTTCGACATCCAGCTCCCCCGAGCAATGGTGGTATGGTTCAAAGAGCCGGAAGATTTCAGAGTCCACCACCAGGAGATATATACGGAGGTGGAGGTGGTGGCCATGCAAGCTTGATACACTCTCAGGCTTGGGGATTTCCTAATTCGACGTCTCCTACAGGAGGCCAAGGGCACTGGCCTTATTCTGGAAAATCTCCTAATACTCCTCCGAAGATTTTTCACGGCAGTAACTGCGGCGGCGGCGGTGGCGGTGGCGGTATGGGAAGGTATAGCAGTCCGTCTCCGGGTCATACCCCGCGGAGACAGAGTCCTAGGTACACGCCTCCATATGGTACTTCACCGGGAGGCCATCCATACCAACAACAGCAGCGGCATCAGCGCAGTCCGGGACAGCAGAGAAGCTATCAG GGTTCACCAAGGACATCTACACCATTTGCTTCTGCACGCGGCATAGAGAAAAGAGTGTCTAATGATGTGGAAAACTATTACAGACCTTCAATGCTTGAGGATCCCTGGGCTAGCCTAGAGCCAGTTAATGTTAAAGACATTAACCTGCAGTTCAGCAAAGAACAAACAACCAATACTGGTAAAAGAGGGAGGTATTTCAGTTGA